One part of the Humulus lupulus chromosome 9, drHumLupu1.1, whole genome shotgun sequence genome encodes these proteins:
- the LOC133800156 gene encoding uncharacterized protein LOC133800156, with amino-acid sequence MAEIQIRAEGIFRVLEFRERVQKKSALISAPPSARDDKRKRPRQNRESSRYPSFEYTVPQEVIYEENKDRPIWREPYKITTPPDRRDKNRYCLFHKDHGHTVAECHNLNNQIQALMRSGRLTQYIKEAGRPGTSQHNPASAPTLQAADPVRTTSASPQEPLKQVPMIHGIVELTKDQEHATKILKRMEEWVKRYRSLGHTVNLVTSEDRRYPASAITFTDDDLQGVHLPHDDPLVISLQVDHC; translated from the coding sequence ATGGCTGAGATCCAGATCCGAGCCGAGGGCATCTTCAGAGTCCTAGAATTTCGAGAGCGTGTGCAGAAAAAATCCGCACTTATCTCCGCTCCACCATCTGCTAGAGATGACAAGAGGAAGAGGCCAAGACAGAACCGAGAGTCATCGCGGTACCCCTCCTTCGAATACACTGTCCCACAGGAAGTCATTTATGAAGAGAATAAAGACAGACCTATCTGGCGTGAACCGTACAAGATTACCACCCCTCCAGACAGAAGAGATAAAAACAGATACTGCCTCTTCCACAAAGATCACGGTCATACGGTCGCTGAATGCCACAACCTGAATAATCAGATCCAGGCCCTCATGAGAAGTGGGAGGCTAACCCAGTACATTAAGGAGGCAGGCAGACCCGGCACTTCGCAGCATAATCCTGCTTCTGCCCCAACACTACAAGCAGCCGACCCCGTGCGTACAACCTCTGCAAGCCCACAAGAACCTCTCAAGCAAGTCCCCATGATACATGGGATCGTTGAGCTCACTAAAGACCAAGAGCATGCCACCAAAATCCTTAAGAGGATGGAGGAATGGGTGAAGCGATATAGATCATTAGGCCACACGGTTAATCTTGTCACTTCGGAGGATAGACGTTATCCAGCCTCTGCTATCACCTTCACCGACGATGACTTACAAGGAGTGCACCTACCTCATGACGATCCTCTCGTCATCTCGCTACAGGTCGACCATTGCTAG